One segment of Deltaproteobacteria bacterium DNA contains the following:
- a CDS encoding ABC transporter ATP-binding protein, whose amino-acid sequence MIKIEKLEMAGISKSFHGIPANRDIDLTVSSGEILGLLGENGAGKTTLMNILYGLYQPDSGEIIINGRAVRISSPLESISLGIGMVHQHFMLVDNHTVAENIALGYKKTPFLFPQKKIETDIVAFSRKFNLEIDPLKKIWQLSAGEQQRVEIIKALFNGADLLILDEPTSVLTPQEARDLFRVLRDMKKAGHLIILISHKLDEIMALCDRVTVLQKGRIVGHAHTAAMDKKTLARMMVGRDVIFDIQREKMPPSDRVLQVTGLTVNSDKGYPAVKEVSFDIYKNEIFGIAGVSGNGQRELVEAITGLRQVAAGKISVNDRDITNRSPRKIYDSGVSHVPEERIKFGIAPGLYVYENAILKQHHLRKYSKNSLLAYGNIKSHAKKLVDAFQVLAPSINVQTKDLSGGNIQKLILGREISHDPVLLVASHPTYGLDVGATEYLRKQLLKQRMAGGAVLLVSEDLEEIFELCDRIAVLFQGEFMGILKSDDPRTADIGLMMAGSLRLPAAGVAG is encoded by the coding sequence ATGATTAAAATCGAAAAACTCGAGATGGCGGGCATCTCCAAGTCGTTTCATGGGATTCCCGCCAACCGCGATATCGACCTTACGGTTTCATCCGGGGAAATTCTGGGGCTTCTGGGGGAAAACGGCGCCGGGAAAACCACCCTGATGAATATCCTGTATGGCCTGTATCAGCCGGATTCCGGCGAAATCATCATCAACGGCAGGGCTGTGCGCATATCCTCACCCTTGGAGTCCATCAGCCTGGGCATCGGCATGGTCCACCAGCATTTCATGCTGGTGGACAATCATACGGTGGCGGAAAACATCGCCCTGGGGTATAAAAAAACACCTTTTCTGTTTCCGCAGAAAAAGATCGAGACTGACATCGTCGCTTTCTCCAGAAAGTTCAACCTGGAAATCGATCCCCTCAAAAAGATCTGGCAGCTTTCAGCGGGGGAGCAGCAACGCGTAGAGATTATCAAGGCCCTGTTCAACGGCGCCGATTTGCTGATACTGGATGAACCCACGTCCGTCCTGACGCCCCAGGAAGCCAGGGATTTGTTCCGGGTGCTGAGGGACATGAAAAAGGCCGGACATCTCATTATCCTGATCAGCCACAAGTTGGATGAAATCATGGCTCTCTGCGATCGGGTGACGGTGCTGCAGAAGGGACGCATCGTGGGCCATGCCCATACGGCGGCGATGGACAAAAAAACGCTGGCCAGGATGATGGTGGGCCGGGACGTGATCTTCGATATCCAAAGGGAAAAAATGCCACCCAGCGACCGTGTGTTGCAGGTCACGGGCCTGACCGTAAACAGCGACAAGGGCTATCCGGCGGTAAAGGAAGTCTCTTTTGACATTTATAAAAACGAAATATTCGGCATCGCCGGTGTTTCCGGCAACGGTCAGCGGGAACTGGTGGAAGCGATAACCGGCCTGAGGCAGGTGGCTGCGGGGAAAATAAGCGTCAATGATCGCGACATAACCAACCGGTCCCCCCGTAAGATTTATGACAGCGGTGTTTCCCATGTGCCGGAAGAGCGGATTAAGTTCGGTATCGCACCGGGTCTTTATGTGTATGAAAACGCTATCCTCAAGCAGCACCATTTGAGAAAATATTCGAAGAATTCGCTGCTGGCATACGGGAACATCAAGTCTCATGCTAAAAAACTGGTGGACGCCTTCCAGGTCCTGGCGCCCTCCATCAATGTTCAGACCAAGGATTTGTCGGGCGGCAATATTCAAAAGCTTATTCTGGGTCGTGAGATCAGCCATGACCCGGTTCTCCTGGTGGCCTCCCACCCGACCTACGGCCTGGACGTGGGGGCAACGGAATACCTGCGCAAGCAGCTTTTAAAACAGCGCATGGCCGGCGGGGCGGTGCTGCTGGTTTCGGAAGATCTGGAGGAGATTTTCGAACTGTGCGATCGGATAGCCGTTCTTTTTCAGGGGGAATTTATGGGCATTTTGAAAAGCGATGATCCGCGCACGGCGGATATCGGGTTGATGATGGCCGGATCCCTGCGTTTGCCTGCGGCCGGTGTGGCCGGATGA
- a CDS encoding ABC transporter permease: protein MEDMIVSVVRRTLIAGTPLLLGTIGEVICERSGILNLGVEGVMSTGAVAAFMVTFYTHNPWLGLMAAILAGMVISVIHAFASVSLQSNQVVSGLALTMLGLGISGLAGKPFVGKPLSVKMHDYAIPYLSDIPYLGEIFFDQSPFFYMALVLAPAAWFMLDYTDLGIKIRSAGENPQATEAQGVNVSLIRYGSIIAGGAFSGMAGANLSISYSGSWIEGMTAGRGWIVIALTIFALWNPMRALVGAFLFGGIFVLQYLLQPLGISPNFLAMLPYIGTLLVLLVIGLKDSRKLNAPAMLGEPYRRGER from the coding sequence ATGGAAGATATGATCGTTTCAGTTGTCCGGCGGACCTTGATTGCCGGTACGCCCCTCTTGCTGGGCACCATCGGTGAGGTAATCTGCGAACGCTCCGGCATTCTCAATCTCGGTGTTGAAGGGGTGATGTCGACCGGGGCGGTAGCCGCCTTCATGGTGACTTTTTACACGCACAATCCATGGCTCGGACTGATGGCCGCCATTCTGGCGGGCATGGTGATATCGGTCATCCACGCGTTTGCATCCGTGAGCCTGCAGTCAAACCAGGTGGTTTCCGGCCTGGCGCTGACCATGCTGGGCCTGGGCATCTCGGGACTGGCCGGGAAGCCCTTCGTGGGAAAACCCCTCAGCGTAAAAATGCACGACTATGCCATTCCGTATCTGTCCGACATTCCTTATTTGGGAGAGATCTTTTTCGACCAGAGCCCGTTTTTCTACATGGCGCTGGTGCTGGCCCCGGCCGCCTGGTTCATGCTTGACTACACGGACCTGGGCATCAAGATCCGTTCCGCCGGTGAAAACCCGCAGGCCACGGAGGCCCAGGGCGTCAACGTCTCTTTGATCCGCTACGGGAGCATCATAGCCGGCGGTGCTTTTTCCGGCATGGCCGGGGCGAATTTGTCCATATCATACAGCGGGTCGTGGATCGAGGGGATGACGGCCGGAAGGGGGTGGATCGTCATCGCCCTGACGATCTTCGCCCTGTGGAACCCCATGCGCGCCCTGGTGGGCGCGTTTTTGTTCGGGGGCATATTTGTGTTGCAGTATCTGCTGCAGCCGCTGGGCATTTCACCCAACTTTCTGGCCATGCTGCCCTATATCGGCACACTGCTGGTCCTCTTGGTGATTGGTCTTAAGGACAGCCGGAAGCTGAATGCGCCGGCCATGCTGGGTGAACCCTACCGGCGCGGTGAACGCTAG
- a CDS encoding ABC transporter permease encodes MIPSINITDREKITTADKVWALAFSIVAGLFFIGLIFLAFGVNPVFAIAKIFTGSFGSMYGIKETVTKAIPLILIGVGLAIAFRAKFWNIGAESQLLMGAIFGTWVGLNWGPHLPAPVIVPLMFFAGFVGGAFWGLIPAFLKIKFAINEVISTLMMNYICAEFLTFLIVGPWKGKTKFGFPYTDDLPASATLGLIPGSRIHYATLILALLTVAVLGMVIYKTRFGYEVRVIGENPEAARYAGIDFFKTTLIIMAISGGVAGFAGVGEVAGLHHYLSYPDSISSGYGFTAIIVAWLAKLNPFFVIIASIFFAGILVGGDAIQISLGLPAATVEIFNGTLLVFLIMGDYFLKHKVRFVAEPRTGHQTTKPLKTG; translated from the coding sequence ATGATACCCTCAATTAACATAACCGACAGAGAAAAAATTACAACGGCCGACAAGGTTTGGGCGCTCGCTTTTTCGATCGTGGCCGGTCTGTTCTTTATTGGGCTTATATTTCTCGCCTTTGGCGTGAACCCTGTTTTTGCCATAGCAAAAATTTTCACCGGTTCCTTCGGCAGCATGTACGGCATCAAGGAAACCGTCACCAAGGCCATTCCGCTGATCCTGATCGGCGTCGGGCTGGCGATCGCCTTCAGAGCCAAGTTCTGGAACATCGGTGCGGAGAGCCAGCTTTTGATGGGGGCCATTTTCGGTACCTGGGTAGGGCTCAACTGGGGCCCGCACCTCCCTGCACCGGTAATCGTTCCCCTGATGTTTTTCGCCGGGTTCGTGGGCGGCGCTTTTTGGGGGTTGATTCCGGCTTTTTTAAAGATAAAGTTTGCCATCAACGAGGTCATTTCGACCCTGATGATGAATTACATCTGCGCCGAGTTTCTGACGTTCTTGATTGTGGGCCCCTGGAAGGGAAAAACCAAGTTCGGCTTTCCCTACACCGACGACCTGCCGGCATCGGCCACCCTGGGGTTGATTCCCGGGTCGCGGATCCACTATGCGACGCTTATTCTGGCACTGCTGACCGTGGCCGTTCTGGGCATGGTCATCTACAAGACCCGTTTCGGATATGAAGTCCGGGTGATCGGCGAAAACCCCGAGGCAGCCCGCTATGCGGGAATCGATTTCTTTAAGACAACACTGATCATCATGGCCATAAGTGGCGGCGTTGCGGGGTTTGCCGGTGTGGGGGAGGTCGCGGGGCTTCACCACTATCTCAGCTATCCGGACTCGATTTCATCCGGCTATGGCTTCACGGCCATCATTGTTGCCTGGCTGGCCAAACTCAATCCCTTTTTCGTCATCATCGCGAGCATATTCTTTGCCGGTATTCTTGTGGGGGGGGATGCCATTCAGATTTCCCTGGGGCTTCCCGCGGCGACGGTGGAAATTTTCAACGGGACCCTCCTCGTGTTTCTGATCATGGGGGATTATTTTTTGAAACATAAAGTCAGGTTCGTTGCTGAACCGCGAACGGGCCATCAGACAACGAAGCCGCTGAAAACAGGTTGA